A segment of the Bordetella flabilis genome:
TTGCAGTGTAGGAAGCTCAACTCATAATATCCAATACAGGTTTGGCAGCTTCTTCCTTCCAAAAAGTTATGGGGACCAGCGATGCTCAATGTGCGCCACCTGGAAATCTTCCGCACCGTGGTCCAGACCGGATCCGTATCCGCCGCGGGGCGCATGCTGTATATCTCGCAGCCGGCGGTGACCAAGACGCTGCGCCTGCTGGAAGGCGAATTGGGCCTGACGCTGTTCCAGCGCGTGAAGGGACGGCTGGTGTGTACCCCCGAGGCCGACGCCTTGATGCCGGAGGTCGAACGCCTGTTCGGTAGCGTGGAATCGGTGCGTCAGGCGGCGCTGGAGATCCGGCAGGGCGTGCGGGGCCGTATTACCGTGGCTTCGGTATCCACGCTATCGATGTCCGTGGTGGCCCAGGCGGTACACGTGTTCCACCAACGGCATCCGCAAGTGCAGTTCGACGTGCGGGCGCTGCCCACCCGCCATGTAATCGAGTACGTGGGGACCAGTCAGGTCGACATGGGCATCGTGGATGTGCCGACGCCGGCGACCTCGCTGGAAGTGGAGGAGATCTGCAAGAGCGAAGTCGTGTGCGTCCTGCATCGCGATCATCCCCTGGCACGGCATGCCAGGCTGACCCCCGAGCTGCTGGCCGCCTGGCCTATCATCACCTTCGCCGACGATACCTTCACCGGGTTCCGTCTGCGGGAAGCATTTCGCGATTGCGGCGTGGCCTACGAGACCGCGCTGGTGTCCAACAGCACCGGAACGCTATGCGCGATGGTGGAGGCACTGAATGCGATCGCGCTCGTCGACCATTTCATCCTGATGACCTCGGCTTTTCCGCAACTGGTGATGCGGCGCTTTCATCCCCGCATCGACATGCGGCCACGCTTCCTGTTTTCGCCGATGCGACCGCGCTCGGCCATCGTTGCGCAGTTCGCCGACGAGATTCGGACGGCGGCGCGCCGGGCGGTGCGGCGCCTCGGACGGACGGATTAGCAGTGGGGCGAGCTCAATTTGCCACGAGGTCCGCGAGACAACGGCCCGAAGGGCTCTCGGGGTCGCCCAATGCAAGGACTACCGTGAGATGGTTCAGACCGGCCTCGACCCGGAACTGTCCGTCATGAACCGTGCGCCCCAACAATGAAGCCAACTGTCGACCCTGCGTGTGGAACGGCGCTGTATCCCTTTCACTGACCATCACGATACGCCGCGGGCCATGAAGCTGGCGGGAGGCAAGGGGCGACCATGCCGACGCCTCGGCTGGGGTCATCTTCGCTTCGCTCTTCAGGAAACTGCCCGGGATGTCTGTCAGGTCGTAAATGCCGCTGACCAGCAGCAGCCCGCGCAGCGCGGGCAGATCGGGCAGAGAGCTTTCTTCCGTCCCGATCGCGGCCAGGTAGCTGGCCAGGTGCGCTCCCGCCGAATGGCCGCTGGCAGTGAGTCGCGTGGCGTCGGCCCCCAGGTCCGGCGCCATCGCGACCAAATGCCGGACGGCCGCGCGGACCTGCGCGACGATAGCGGCCAGCCTTGTGTCGGGCATCAGGTCGTAGGTGACAAGGGCGGCAATACCGCCCGCGGCCAGCACGGGCGCGGCGACCAGCCAGTGATCATCCTTGTTGCCCGAACGCCAATAGCCGCCGTGGATGAACACATGGAGCGGAGCGCCCTTCGCGATACGGGGCGGGAAAACGATGTCCATCCGTTCGCGCGCGCCTGGACCGTAGGACACGTCCCGTCGCATATCGACCCGCTTGGCGAATTCCCGGGACCGCGCGGCCGTCTCGGCGATGATCGCGTCGAAATCCGGGATGAAGTCACGGTTGCGATAGAGGTCCTGGGCCATGTTCAAAAGTCCACCGCGAAATACTTCGGCTCCATGAATTCGAGCACGCCGGTCAGGCCACCTTCGCGCCCGAGCCCGCTTTGCTTGACGCCGCCGAACGGCGCGGCGGGATCGGACATTATCCCGCGGTTGATCGCTATCATGCCGCTTTCGATCGCCCGGCCGACGCGCAGCGCGCGCGACAGATCGCCGGAATAGATATATGCAGCCAGTCCATACTCCGTATGGTTCGCCAGCTGGATCGCTTCGGCCTCCGTCTTGAAACGATAGACGCTCGCAACGGGTCCGAAGATCTCCGCATGCGCGATCTCCGCGTCCAGGGGCACATTGTCCAGGACCGTGGGCGGGTAGAAGTAACCGCTGCCCGGCAGCGGTTTTCCACCTGTATGCACGCGAGCGCCCTGTGCGATCGCTCCCGAGACCAGGCGGTCGATCTTCGATACGGCGTTGGCCGTGATCATTGGCCCCACCTGGGTTGCTTCCGCGAGGCCGGAACCGACCCGAAGCGCCGCCATCCGCTTCGTCAGCCCGGCGACAAAGGCGTCGTGTATGTCCGATTGGACGTAGAAGCGGTTGGCCGCGGTACAGGCTTCACCCGCGTTGCGCATTTTGGCGATGATCGCGCCGTCCAGGGCTGCTTCCAGATCCGCGTCGTCGAACACCAGGAATGGCGCGTTGCCTCCCAGTTCCATCGAGCACGAAACCACGGTCTTTGCCGCCTCGGCGAGCAATACGCGGCCGACCTGGGTCGACCCCGTGAAAGAAAGCTTGCGCACGCGTGGATCGGCCAGCATGGCGTTGGAAACGGCAGCGGGTTGCGTGGTGGTCAGTACGTTCACCACGCCGGGCGGCACGCCCGCCTGCGCGCCAAGCCGCGCCATCGCATAGGCGGTCAACGGAGTTTCGGACGCCGGTTTCAGTATTACCGTGCAGCCCGCCGCCAACGCAGGGCCGATCTTTCGCGTGGCCATGGCGGCCGGGAAATTCCACGGCGTGATCAGCAGCGCGATCCCGATGGGCTCGTGGTCGACGAGAATATGGTTGGCGCCGGAAGGCGCATGGCGGAATTCGCCCTGGATGCGCACGGCCTCTTCCGCATACCAACGGAAGAACTCGGCGGCATAGGCGACCTCGCCCCGAGCGTCGGGAAGGGCCTTGCCGTTTTCCAGCGAAATCAGGCGCGCCAGTTCCTCGGCATGGTCGGTCATCAGCTGGAACCAGCGCCGCAGGATGTCGGCCCGCTGGCGAGCAGGCGTGGCACGCCAGCCCGCGGCTGCCGCGTCGGCGGCATCGACCGCGCGCAATGCGTCCGCGACGCCGGCGTCGGCAACGTCGGCCAGCACCTCTCCGGTGGCCGGGTCCACGACCGGGATGCCGCTGCCGGGTAGCCATTCGCCGCCGATATAAAGACCCTGCGCATGAAGTGCAGGGGAGTCATGGCGCTCGGCCGCTGGCGTGATATCCCGTCTCATTTGCTCTCCATTCCACCTTGTTCGATTGTGTCGGCCGCGCCCGAAAAAGAGGCAGCCAGAAGTTTCCGCATGTCGTCGCGGTCAAGCGGGCGGGGGTTGTTGTGGATCAGCCGCTCGATGCCGCAAGCTTGGTCGGCGACCCATTCCAGTTGATTTTCGTCCAGCCCCAGCTGGGCCAGCGTGGACGGAATCCCGATGCGGGCGAACAAGGCCGCGATGGCAGGAATCACGGCGGCGCTGTCGGCCAGACCCATGATCGCGGCCATTTGCGCCAGTTCGGCACCGATCACGGGCCGGTTCCATTCCATGACCCACGGCATCAGGCACGCCACGCCCGCGCCATGCGCGGTGTGGGTCAACGCGCCGACGGGATATTGGATCGCATGGGCCGCGGCCGTGCCCGCCACGCCAAAAGCCAGTCCTGCGAATGTCGCACCCTGCATCACCTGCGACCGCGCCGCGAGGTTGTTGCCGTCCGTGCATGCAGCCTCCAGCCCTTGCCATAGCAGCGAAATCGCGGTCAGCGCAAACTGATCCGACAAGGCATTCTTTCCGATGAACACCCGGTCTTGCGTCAGGCCGGGAGTCAGCTCGCGGCGAGTAGCGGTTAATGCCTCGATGGCATGAGTCAGCGCGTCGGCGCCCGCGATGGCGGTCAGCGCCGACGGACACGTCAACGTCAGCTCGGGGTCGCAGATTGCCGCCGTTGGAATCAGATACGGGCTGGAAATGCCGACTTTGAGCGCGCGCTCGTTGTCCGACAGGACGGCGACAGGCGTGACCTCGGAGCCCGTACCGGCGGTGGTCGGCACCGCGATCATCGGCAGGATCGGACCCGGCACCTTCAACTCGCCGTAGTAATCCTGCGGTCGGCCGCCATGGGACAGCAGCAACGCCATGCATTTGGCCATGTCCAGGCACGAACCGCCCCCGACGCCGATGACGACGTCCGCGGCGAAATCGCGGGCAGCGTCGGCAGCCAGGATGGTGGCTTCCACCGGCACGTCGGGCAGGGTGCCACTTTCAATCCGTACTGCCAGGCCAGTTCTCTCCAGGTCCGCGGCCATGGCCTGGAAATCCGGGTCCGCGGCAAGGCGCTGATCCGTGACCACCAGCGCCCGCCGTCCCAGCCGCTTTGCCACGGCGCCCAGCGCCGCGCGCTGCCCAGCGCCGAATATCAATTCGCGTGGCGATCTCATCGCGCCGAATTGCATCATCAACAGTCCCCTCATTGTGTTCGTTACGGCCGACGCGTTCGTCTACCTGCCGGCCACTTTCAGGATCATATCGTATAGGATATTTTATTTGACATGCGATAGGATATTTGCCACCATTTCGCCGTGTCAAGGTCAA
Coding sequences within it:
- a CDS encoding alpha/beta hydrolase encodes the protein MAQDLYRNRDFIPDFDAIIAETAARSREFAKRVDMRRDVSYGPGARERMDIVFPPRIAKGAPLHVFIHGGYWRSGNKDDHWLVAAPVLAAGGIAALVTYDLMPDTRLAAIVAQVRAAVRHLVAMAPDLGADATRLTASGHSAGAHLASYLAAIGTEESSLPDLPALRGLLLVSGIYDLTDIPGSFLKSEAKMTPAEASAWSPLASRQLHGPRRIVMVSERDTAPFHTQGRQLASLLGRTVHDGQFRVEAGLNHLTVVLALGDPESPSGRCLADLVAN
- a CDS encoding NAD-dependent succinate-semialdehyde dehydrogenase, yielding MRRDITPAAERHDSPALHAQGLYIGGEWLPGSGIPVVDPATGEVLADVADAGVADALRAVDAADAAAAGWRATPARQRADILRRWFQLMTDHAEELARLISLENGKALPDARGEVAYAAEFFRWYAEEAVRIQGEFRHAPSGANHILVDHEPIGIALLITPWNFPAAMATRKIGPALAAGCTVILKPASETPLTAYAMARLGAQAGVPPGVVNVLTTTQPAAVSNAMLADPRVRKLSFTGSTQVGRVLLAEAAKTVVSCSMELGGNAPFLVFDDADLEAALDGAIIAKMRNAGEACTAANRFYVQSDIHDAFVAGLTKRMAALRVGSGLAEATQVGPMITANAVSKIDRLVSGAIAQGARVHTGGKPLPGSGYFYPPTVLDNVPLDAEIAHAEIFGPVASVYRFKTEAEAIQLANHTEYGLAAYIYSGDLSRALRVGRAIESGMIAINRGIMSDPAAPFGGVKQSGLGREGGLTGVLEFMEPKYFAVDF
- a CDS encoding LysR substrate-binding domain-containing protein — translated: MLNVRHLEIFRTVVQTGSVSAAGRMLYISQPAVTKTLRLLEGELGLTLFQRVKGRLVCTPEADALMPEVERLFGSVESVRQAALEIRQGVRGRITVASVSTLSMSVVAQAVHVFHQRHPQVQFDVRALPTRHVIEYVGTSQVDMGIVDVPTPATSLEVEEICKSEVVCVLHRDHPLARHARLTPELLAAWPIITFADDTFTGFRLREAFRDCGVAYETALVSNSTGTLCAMVEALNAIALVDHFILMTSAFPQLVMRRFHPRIDMRPRFLFSPMRPRSAIVAQFADEIRTAARRAVRRLGRTD
- a CDS encoding iron-containing alcohol dehydrogenase, yielding MRGLLMMQFGAMRSPRELIFGAGQRAALGAVAKRLGRRALVVTDQRLAADPDFQAMAADLERTGLAVRIESGTLPDVPVEATILAADAARDFAADVVIGVGGGSCLDMAKCMALLLSHGGRPQDYYGELKVPGPILPMIAVPTTAGTGSEVTPVAVLSDNERALKVGISSPYLIPTAAICDPELTLTCPSALTAIAGADALTHAIEALTATRRELTPGLTQDRVFIGKNALSDQFALTAISLLWQGLEAACTDGNNLAARSQVMQGATFAGLAFGVAGTAAAHAIQYPVGALTHTAHGAGVACLMPWVMEWNRPVIGAELAQMAAIMGLADSAAVIPAIAALFARIGIPSTLAQLGLDENQLEWVADQACGIERLIHNNPRPLDRDDMRKLLAASFSGAADTIEQGGMESK